A region from the Saccharomonospora azurea NA-128 genome encodes:
- a CDS encoding Fur family transcriptional regulator translates to MRPSHHDLLRDAGLRVTAARLAVLDVVEGRPHADADTVRARVVDRLGTVSTQAVYDILHTLTDAGILRRTEPAGSPSRYEIARGDNHHHLVCRSCGDVVDVPCAVGEAPCLHASDDRGYLIDSAEVIYWGYCPSCQSHSSS, encoded by the coding sequence ATGCGACCCTCCCACCACGACTTGCTCCGCGACGCCGGACTGCGGGTGACCGCGGCCCGGTTGGCAGTGCTGGACGTGGTCGAAGGCCGTCCCCACGCCGACGCGGACACCGTTCGCGCCCGGGTGGTGGATCGGCTGGGGACGGTGTCGACGCAGGCGGTCTACGACATCCTGCACACCCTCACCGACGCGGGAATCCTCCGGCGCACCGAGCCCGCGGGCTCGCCCAGCCGGTACGAGATCGCCAGAGGCGACAACCATCACCACCTCGTGTGTCGATCGTGCGGCGACGTCGTCGACGTGCCCTGTGCCGTCGGCGAGGCCCCGTGCCTGCACGCGAGTGACGACCGCGGCTACCTCATCGACTCGGCCGAGGTCATCTACTGGGGCTACTGCCCCTCCTGTCAGTCCCACTCTTCTTCGTGA
- a CDS encoding catalase, with translation MTDPTSTPINETPSTRENGAPAGSDRNSLSVGSNGPLLLHDVRLVETLAHFNRERVPERNPHAKGAGAFGVFETTEDVSRYTKAALFQKGAKTEMLARFSTVAGEQGSPDTWRDVRGFSLKFYTSEGNYDLVGNNTPVFFVRDPMKFPHFIRSQKRTPGTGLRDATMQWDFWTLNPESAHQVTYLMGDRGLPRTWRHMNGYGSHTYMWINAEGEKFWVKYHFKSHQGVESLSNEEAERLAGQDAEFHRRDLAEAIERGEYPSWTLYVQVMPYEDAKNYRFNPFDLTKVWPHADYPLIKVGTMTLNRNPENFFAEIEQAAFAPSNLVPGIGVSPDKMLLGRTFAYADAQRARIGTNYFQLPVNRPKVKTNSYTFDGNMTFEHSGTAPVYAPNSFDRQWADETGPVDDGWESDGEMVRSAYELHPEDDDFSQAGTLVREVFDDAQRDRLVDTVSGALSGVKEPVLSRAFQYWRNVDANIGERIEKAHSEKQ, from the coding sequence ATGACCGACCCCACGAGCACCCCGATCAACGAGACGCCGTCGACGCGCGAGAACGGCGCCCCCGCCGGCAGCGACCGCAACTCGCTGAGCGTGGGCAGCAACGGCCCGCTGCTCCTGCACGACGTCCGTCTCGTCGAGACGCTCGCGCACTTCAACCGGGAGCGGGTGCCGGAGCGCAACCCGCACGCCAAGGGCGCCGGTGCGTTCGGCGTCTTCGAGACCACCGAGGACGTCTCCCGGTACACGAAGGCCGCGCTGTTCCAGAAGGGCGCCAAGACCGAGATGCTCGCCCGGTTCTCCACTGTGGCCGGTGAGCAGGGCTCGCCCGACACCTGGCGCGACGTACGCGGGTTCTCGCTGAAGTTCTACACCAGCGAGGGCAACTACGACCTCGTCGGCAACAACACCCCGGTGTTCTTCGTGCGTGACCCGATGAAGTTCCCGCACTTCATCCGCTCGCAGAAGCGCACGCCCGGCACCGGCCTGCGCGACGCGACCATGCAGTGGGACTTCTGGACGCTGAATCCCGAGTCGGCGCACCAGGTGACCTACCTGATGGGCGACCGCGGTCTGCCGCGCACGTGGCGGCACATGAACGGCTACGGCTCCCACACCTACATGTGGATCAACGCCGAGGGCGAGAAGTTCTGGGTCAAGTACCACTTCAAGTCCCACCAGGGCGTCGAGTCGCTGTCCAACGAGGAGGCCGAGCGCCTCGCCGGTCAGGACGCCGAGTTCCACCGGCGTGACCTCGCCGAGGCGATCGAGCGCGGCGAGTACCCGAGCTGGACGCTGTACGTGCAGGTGATGCCGTACGAGGACGCGAAGAACTACCGGTTCAACCCGTTCGACCTGACCAAGGTGTGGCCGCACGCGGACTACCCGCTCATCAAGGTCGGCACCATGACGCTGAACCGGAACCCGGAGAACTTCTTCGCCGAGATCGAGCAGGCCGCGTTCGCGCCGTCGAACCTCGTGCCCGGCATCGGTGTGTCGCCGGACAAGATGCTGCTCGGCCGCACCTTCGCCTACGCCGACGCCCAGCGCGCCCGCATCGGCACGAACTACTTCCAGCTCCCGGTCAACCGGCCGAAGGTGAAGACCAACTCCTACACCTTCGACGGCAACATGACCTTCGAGCACTCGGGCACGGCCCCGGTCTACGCGCCGAACTCCTTCGATCGGCAGTGGGCAGACGAGACCGGCCCGGTGGACGACGGCTGGGAGTCCGACGGCGAGATGGTGCGCAGCGCCTACGAGTTGCACCCGGAGGACGACGACTTCTCCCAGGCGGGCACGCTCGTGCGTGAGGTGTTCGACGACGCCCAGCGCGACCGGCTCGTCGACACCGTGTCGGGCGCTCTGTCCGGTGTGAAGGAGCCCGTGCTGTCGCGGGCCTTCCAGTACTGGCGCAACGTCGACGCGAACATCGGTGAGCGCATCGAGAAGGCGCACTCCGAGAAGCAGTGA
- a CDS encoding gamma carbonic anhydrase family protein, protein MHNEQTTLIVDGKQPSVDAGAWIAPTAVLAGAVSVAADASVWYTAVLRGDMDSITIGEGSNLQDGTIVHADPGFPVTVGSGVSVGHRAVLHGCDIGDDCLIGMSATILNGATIGAGTLVAAGAVVLEGTEIPPGSLVAGVPAKVRRSVTPDEQAAIRANADGYRALARTHAEARPS, encoded by the coding sequence ATGCACAACGAACAGACCACACTGATCGTGGACGGCAAGCAGCCGTCGGTCGATGCCGGAGCCTGGATCGCACCGACGGCGGTCCTCGCCGGAGCGGTGAGCGTCGCGGCGGACGCCAGCGTCTGGTACACCGCCGTGTTGCGCGGCGACATGGACAGCATCACGATCGGCGAGGGCAGCAACCTTCAGGACGGCACCATCGTCCACGCCGACCCGGGTTTCCCGGTGACCGTCGGCTCGGGGGTGAGCGTGGGGCACCGCGCCGTGCTGCACGGGTGCGACATCGGCGACGACTGCCTCATCGGCATGAGCGCGACCATCCTGAACGGCGCCACGATCGGCGCGGGGACACTGGTCGCCGCCGGGGCCGTCGTCCTCGAAGGCACCGAGATCCCGCCGGGCTCGCTCGTCGCGGGTGTCCCGGCGAAGGTGCGGCGCTCCGTGACCCCGGACGAGCAGGCCGCGATTCGCGCGAACGCGGACGGCTACCGGGCCCTGGCCCGCACCCACGCCGAAGCCCGTCCCAGCTGA
- a CDS encoding DoxX family protein, which yields MSVGPLRAQGPHDRAQTVAHGLQKFLEWGIDGTAASFEQMGVPLPGVSAWIAALVEIVGGAALLIGVALPVAGVLLAAVMLGALFMVHLGQGFFASGGGIELVLLLAATALALGLNGGRYSVDQAITAKPAQEQVPASH from the coding sequence CTGTCAGTCGGCCCGCTCCGCGCGCAGGGCCCGCACGACCGTGCCCAGACCGTCGCCCACGGCCTGCAGAAGTTCCTCGAATGGGGCATCGACGGCACTGCCGCCTCGTTCGAGCAGATGGGCGTTCCGCTGCCCGGAGTGTCGGCCTGGATCGCCGCCCTCGTCGAGATCGTCGGCGGCGCGGCACTGCTGATCGGCGTGGCGCTGCCGGTGGCCGGAGTGCTCCTCGCCGCCGTGATGCTGGGCGCGTTGTTCATGGTGCATCTGGGCCAGGGCTTCTTCGCCTCCGGCGGCGGGATCGAACTCGTCCTCCTGCTGGCCGCCACCGCACTGGCACTCGGCCTCAACGGTGGCCGCTACAGCGTCGACCAGGCGATCACGGCCAAGCCCGCCCAGGAGCAGGTCCCGGCCTCCCACTGA
- a CDS encoding putative immunity protein, protein MPDDSSTVELDLTDLRAVTGFAVACARPALDLFERDRPDDARPRTAIEAARSFADGARRSKALRDGAWAALRAAREARDAERLAASEAARAAMAAAGAAFLHPLAKATQVKHILGSAAHTARAFELAAGGDPAVGAHHVEQTRVLVTPAVVDVLRRYPPAPSGGGRVAELLRGLDTSLRHGR, encoded by the coding sequence ATGCCGGACGACTCCTCGACCGTCGAGCTCGACCTGACCGACCTCCGCGCGGTGACGGGCTTCGCGGTGGCGTGCGCGCGGCCTGCACTGGACCTCTTCGAGCGCGACCGACCGGACGACGCCCGTCCTCGAACCGCGATCGAGGCCGCGCGGTCGTTCGCGGACGGGGCCCGGCGGTCCAAGGCTCTGCGGGACGGCGCGTGGGCGGCACTGCGGGCGGCTCGGGAGGCCCGCGACGCGGAACGTCTCGCGGCGAGCGAGGCCGCCCGCGCCGCCATGGCCGCGGCCGGTGCGGCGTTCCTCCACCCGCTGGCCAAGGCCACGCAGGTCAAGCACATCCTCGGGTCGGCCGCCCACACGGCGCGAGCGTTCGAGCTCGCCGCGGGTGGTGATCCGGCCGTCGGCGCCCACCACGTCGAGCAAACCCGTGTTCTCGTGACCCCGGCGGTGGTGGACGTCCTGCGGCGTTACCCGCCCGCCCCGTCCGGTGGCGGGCGGGTGGCGGAGCTGCTTCGCGGGCTGGACACGTCGCTGCGCCACGGCCGCTGA
- a CDS encoding DsbA family oxidoreductase, translating to MSSPLRVDVWSDIACPWCYIGKRRFEAALDVFGDTAEVTVTYRSFELAPDTPVDFDGSEVDFLAEHKGMPVEQVEQMLQQVTAIAASVGLRYDFDALRHTRTLLAHQALHHAKAHGKQLELVERLFRAYFTEGRHLGRAEELAGLAAEVGLDPDETLRVLKDDLYAGAVQSELRQARQFGVQGVPFFVFNDRYAVSGAQDPEVFLRALRHVSSEGES from the coding sequence ATGTCCTCTCCCCTTCGTGTCGATGTCTGGTCGGACATCGCGTGCCCGTGGTGCTACATCGGCAAGCGACGCTTCGAAGCCGCCCTGGACGTGTTCGGCGACACGGCGGAGGTCACGGTGACCTACCGCAGCTTCGAGCTCGCACCCGACACCCCGGTGGACTTCGACGGCAGTGAGGTCGACTTCCTCGCCGAGCACAAGGGCATGCCGGTGGAGCAGGTCGAGCAGATGCTGCAGCAGGTCACGGCCATCGCCGCGTCGGTCGGCCTCCGGTACGACTTCGACGCGCTGCGCCACACCCGCACACTGCTCGCCCACCAGGCCCTCCACCACGCCAAGGCACACGGCAAGCAGCTCGAACTCGTGGAGCGGCTGTTCCGGGCCTACTTCACCGAGGGACGGCACCTGGGTCGGGCCGAGGAGCTCGCCGGTCTCGCCGCAGAGGTCGGCCTCGACCCCGACGAGACACTGCGAGTACTGAAGGACGACCTCTACGCGGGCGCCGTGCAGAGCGAGCTCCGGCAGGCCCGGCAGTTCGGTGTCCAGGGCGTGCCGTTCTTCGTGTTCAACGATCGGTACGCCGTCTCCGGCGCGCAGGATCCCGAGGTGTTCCTCCGGGCACTGCGCCACGTGTCGAGCGAGGGGGAGTCGTGA
- a CDS encoding amidase — protein sequence MADAELCLLSATELTRLLRRREVSAREVLAAHLRRIEELNPQINAIVTLAADHAERAAAAADEAIVSRGPLGPLHGLPVAHKDLTETKGIRTTYGSPARADHVPDVDSVVVENLTRAGAVTVGKTNTPEWGTGAQTYNAVFGATRNPYDLTKTAGGSSGGAAAALAARLVPLADGTDLGGSLRIPASFCNVVGLRPSVGRVPVWPSADPFFTFSVAGPMARTTADVALMMRALGRPDPRSPLSHHVPAERFADPLERDFTGTPIAWSPDLGGLPVDERVARAMAPARDVLAGLGARVVDRDPDLTGADEVFLTWRAWYYVLTLDELYTDQPESVGASTAWNIEVGRKVTAADLVRAQRLRTALYHRMREFLEDHEFLVTLVSPVPPFDVDSPYPDSVAGSTSESYLDWLRSCYRISATGLPAASVPFGFTPEGHPVGVQVVGRPGDDVGVLQLAHAIETTTGTGRRLPGLTASGVADDA from the coding sequence ATGGCCGACGCGGAACTGTGTCTGCTGTCCGCGACCGAGTTGACCAGGTTGCTGCGGCGGCGCGAGGTGTCGGCCCGGGAGGTGCTGGCGGCCCACCTGCGGCGCATCGAGGAGCTCAACCCGCAGATCAACGCGATCGTGACGCTGGCGGCCGACCACGCGGAACGCGCCGCGGCGGCGGCGGACGAGGCGATCGTGTCCCGCGGACCGCTGGGGCCGCTGCACGGGCTTCCGGTCGCCCACAAGGACCTGACCGAGACCAAGGGCATCCGCACGACGTACGGCTCACCGGCTCGGGCGGACCACGTTCCCGACGTCGACAGCGTCGTGGTGGAGAACCTGACCCGCGCCGGTGCCGTGACGGTGGGCAAGACCAACACACCGGAGTGGGGCACCGGTGCGCAGACGTACAACGCCGTGTTCGGCGCCACGCGCAACCCCTACGACCTGACGAAGACCGCGGGCGGCAGCAGCGGCGGCGCGGCGGCCGCGCTGGCGGCCCGGCTCGTTCCCCTGGCCGACGGCACCGATTTGGGCGGCTCGCTACGCATTCCCGCGAGCTTCTGCAACGTGGTGGGCCTGCGGCCGTCGGTGGGGCGCGTGCCGGTGTGGCCGAGCGCCGATCCCTTCTTCACCTTCTCCGTGGCCGGGCCGATGGCGCGCACCACCGCCGACGTGGCCCTGATGATGCGGGCGCTGGGCCGTCCGGACCCGCGGTCGCCACTGTCGCATCACGTTCCGGCGGAACGGTTCGCCGACCCACTGGAGCGGGACTTCACCGGCACGCCGATCGCGTGGAGCCCCGACCTGGGCGGGCTTCCGGTGGACGAGCGGGTCGCGCGGGCGATGGCTCCCGCCCGTGACGTGCTCGCCGGACTGGGCGCGCGGGTCGTCGACCGCGACCCGGACCTGACGGGCGCCGACGAGGTGTTCCTGACCTGGCGCGCCTGGTACTACGTGCTGACGCTCGACGAGCTCTACACCGACCAGCCGGAGTCGGTCGGCGCGAGCACGGCGTGGAACATCGAGGTCGGACGGAAGGTCACCGCCGCCGATCTGGTCCGTGCGCAACGGCTCCGCACGGCGCTCTACCACCGCATGCGCGAGTTCCTGGAGGACCACGAGTTCCTGGTGACGCTGGTGTCGCCCGTGCCGCCCTTCGACGTCGACTCGCCGTATCCGGACAGCGTGGCCGGCAGTACCAGCGAGAGTTACCTGGACTGGCTGCGGTCCTGTTACCGGATCTCCGCGACCGGGCTGCCCGCGGCGTCGGTGCCGTTCGGGTTCACTCCCGAAGGGCACCCGGTGGGCGTGCAGGTGGTGGGCCGCCCCGGCGACGACGTCGGGGTCCTGCAGCTCGCCCACGCGATCGAGACCACCACGGGCACGGGTCGGCGGCTTCCCGGCCTCACCGCGAGCGGCGTCGCCGACGACGCCTGA
- a CDS encoding type 2 periplasmic-binding domain-containing protein, with protein sequence MLQRPLPETYGGLGVVARPIGDPVAEPVRLLIAWKKGALLSRATREFIRFAVDRYATDDADQRS encoded by the coding sequence ATGCTGCAGCGGCCGCTGCCCGAGACCTACGGGGGACTCGGGGTGGTGGCGCGCCCGATCGGCGACCCGGTCGCCGAGCCGGTGCGGCTGCTCATCGCGTGGAAGAAGGGCGCGCTGCTCAGCCGAGCCACCCGCGAGTTCATCCGGTTCGCCGTCGACCGCTACGCCACCGACGACGCCGACCAGCGATCCTGA
- a CDS encoding thiamine pyrophosphate-dependent enzyme, with amino-acid sequence MTTTLGSSVEQLMTRLTGDEKHSHAATSTLDVLRVLYDRVLRHRPERPDDPGRDRFFLSKGHGPMAYYAVLASHGYFPADWLDDFGSFDSPLGHHPDRNLVPGVEISSGSLGHGLPLAVGAALGLRIQRGDARVFVLVGDAELDEGSNHEAIEYAAAAGLDNLTVIAVDNHSSSYAVRGRMAERFAVNGWHAVTVDGRDHADIERALRHVTPQVPNAVIARVEDKS; translated from the coding sequence ATGACCACCACCCTCGGTTCCAGTGTGGAACAACTGATGACCCGGTTGACCGGCGATGAAAAACATTCGCACGCCGCCACGTCCACGTTGGATGTCCTGCGCGTCCTTTACGACCGCGTTCTGCGGCATCGCCCCGAGCGGCCGGACGATCCCGGCCGCGACCGCTTCTTCCTCAGCAAGGGCCATGGCCCGATGGCGTACTACGCCGTTCTTGCCTCGCACGGGTACTTCCCCGCCGACTGGCTCGACGACTTCGGCTCCTTCGACTCGCCGCTGGGACATCACCCCGACCGCAACCTCGTGCCGGGCGTGGAGATCTCGTCGGGCTCACTGGGGCACGGGTTGCCGCTCGCCGTCGGCGCCGCGCTGGGCTTGAGGATCCAACGCGGTGACGCCCGCGTGTTCGTGCTGGTGGGCGACGCCGAACTCGACGAGGGCTCCAACCACGAGGCCATCGAGTACGCAGCCGCGGCCGGGTTGGACAACCTCACGGTGATCGCCGTCGACAACCACTCGTCGTCGTACGCCGTGCGGGGGCGGATGGCGGAGCGGTTCGCGGTCAACGGCTGGCACGCCGTCACCGTCGACGGTCGCGACCACGCCGACATCGAACGCGCCTTGCGCCACGTGACCCCTCAGGTTCCGAACGCCGTCATCGCCCGAGTGGAGGACAAGTCATGA